One genomic region from Panthera tigris isolate Pti1 chromosome D1, P.tigris_Pti1_mat1.1, whole genome shotgun sequence encodes:
- the LOC122231475 gene encoding protocadherin Fat 3-like — MPSTRVISTADILDRETTGSYWLTVYATDRGVVPLYSTIEVYIEIEDVNDNAPLTSEPIYYPVVMENSPKDVSVIQIQAEDPDSSSNEKLTYRITSGNPQNFFAINTKTGLITTTSRKLDREQQAEHFLEVTVTDGGSSPKQSTIWVVVQVLDENDNKPQFPEKVYQIKLPERDRKKRGEPIYRAFAFDRDEGPNAEISYSIVDGNDDGKFFIDPKTGMVSSRKQFTAGSYDILTIKAVDNGRPQKSSTARLHIEWIKKPPPSPIPLTFDEPFYNFTVMESDRVTEIVGVVSVQPANTPLWFDIVGGNFDSSFDAEKGVGTIVIAKPLDAEQRSIYNMSVEVTDGTNVAVTQVFIKVLDNNDNGPEFSQPNYDVTISEDVLPDTEILQIEATDRDEKHKLSYTVHSSIDSVSMRKFRIDPSTGVLYTAERLDHEAQDKHILNIMVRDQEFPYRRNLARVIVNVEDANDHSPYFTNPLYEASVFESAALGSAVLQVTALDKDKGENAELIYTIEAGNTGNTFKIEPVLGIITVSKEPDMTTTGQFVLSVKVTDQGSPPMSATAIVRISVTMSDNSHPKFTHKDYQAEVNENVDIGTSVILISAISQSTLIYEVKDGNIDGIFTINPYSGVITTRKALDYERTSSYQLIIQATNMAGMASNATVNIQIVDENDNAPVFLFSQYSGSLSEAAPVNSIVRSLDNSPLVIRATDADSNRNALLVYQIVESTAKKFFTVDSSTGAIRTIANLDHETIAHFHFHVHVRDSGSPQLTAESPVEVNIEVTDVNDNPPVFTQAVFETILLLPTYVGVEVLKVSATDPDSEVPPELTYSLMEGSLDHFLIDSNSGVLTIKNNNLSKDHYMLIVKVSDGKFYSTAVVTILVKEAMDSGLHFTQSFYSTSISENNTNITKVAIVNAIGNRLNEPLKYSILNPGNKFKIKSTSGVIQTTGVPFDREEQELYELVVEASRELDHLRVARVVVRVNIEDINDNSPVFVGLPYYAAVQVDAEPGTLIYQVTAIDKDKGANGEVTYVLQDDYGHFEINPNSGNVILKEAFNSDLSNIEYGVTILAKDGGKPSLSTSVELPITIVNKAMPVFDKPFYTASINEDIRMDTPILSINATSPEGQGIIYIIIDGDLYKQFNIDFDTGVLKVVSPLDYEITSVYRLTVRASDALTGARAEVTVDLLVNDVNDNPPIFDQPTYNTTLSEASLIGTPVLQVVSTDADSENNKLVHYQIVQDTYNSTDYFHIDSASGLILTARMLDHELVQHCTLKVRATDNGFPSLSSEVLVHIYISDINDNPPVFNQLIYESYHFIWE; from the exons GTGACTGTGACAGATGGCGGTTCCTCTCCAAAACAGTCCACCATTTGGGTGGTGGTTCAGGTTTTGGATGAAAATGATAATAAGCCCCAGTTCCCAGAGAAGGTCTACCAGATCAAGCTGCCAGAACGTGATCGAAAGAAGAGGGGAGAACCCATTTACAGGGCTTTTGCGTTTGATAGAGATGAGGGCCCCAATGCAGAAATCTCCTACAGTATCGTGGATGGGAATGATGATGGAAAGTTTTTTATTGACCCTAAAACTGGCATGGTTTCTTCCAGAAAGCAGTTTACAGCAGGGAGTTATGACATCCTAACG ATAAAGGCAGTGGACAATGGGCGCCCACAGAAATCCTCCACGGCCCGCCTCCACATTGAATGGATTAAGAAACCACCCCCTTCACCTATACCACTGACTTTTGATGAGCCGTTTTATAACTTCACAGTAATGGAAAGCGATAGAGTCACCGAGATTGTGGGGGTGGTGTCTGTGCAGCCAGCTAACACCCCTCTGTGGTTTGACATAGTTG GGGGGAATTTTGACAGCTCTTTTGACGCAGAGAAGGGTGTTGGGACCATTGTCATTGCCAAACCTTTGGATGCGGAGCAGAGGTCCATCTATAATATGAGTGTGGAAGTCACCGATGGGACAAATGTTGCTGTCACTCAG GTATTTATCAAAGTGCtggataataatgataatggccCAGAATTCTCTCAGCCGAATTACGATGTGACAATTTCCGAGGACGTGCTTCCAGATACAGAGATATTGCAGATTGAAGCCACCGATAGAGACGAGAAACACAAGCTGAGCTACACTGTCCACAGCAGCATCGACTCTGTCAGTATGAGAAAATTCCGGATTGACCCCAGCACCGGTGTGCTCTACACGGCCGAGAGGCTGGACCATGAGGCCCAGGACAAGCACATCCTCAACATAATG GTCAGAGATCAGGAGTTTCCTTATCGAAGAAACTTGGCCCGAGTCATTGTGAATGTGGAAGATGCTAATGATCACAGTCCTTATTTTACCAACCCACTGTATGAAGCATCTGTATTTGAATCGGCTGCTCTGGGATCAGCTGTTCTGCAGGTGACGGCTCTGGACaaagacaaaggggaaaatgCAGAACTCATATATACCATAGAAGCAG GGAACACTGGGAACACATTTAAGATTGAACCAGTCCTGGGCATCATCACCGTTTCCAAAGAACCAGACATGACAACGACGGGTCAGTTTGTACTGTCGGTCAAAGTCACGGATCAGGGTTCCCCACCAATGTCTGCCACTGCAATTGTGCGCATTTCCGTTACCATGTCTGATAATTCTCACCCCAAGTTCACTCACAAAGACTACCaagcagaagtaaatgaaaatgttgATATTGGAACGTCAGTCATTTTAATCTCTGCCATCAGTCAGTCTACCCTCATTTATGAAGTCAAAGATGGAAACATCGATGGGATCTTTACCATAAATCCGTATTCTGGAGTCATCACCACCCGGAAGGCACTGGATTACGAGCGTACTTCCTCTTATCAGCTCATCATTCAGGCCACTAACATGGCAGGAATGGCTTCCAATGCCACAGTCAATATTCAGATTGTTGATGAAAATGATAATGCCccagtgtttctcttttctcaataTTCAGGCAGCCTAAGTGAGGCTGCCCCAGTCAATAGCATCGTCAGGAGCTTGGATAACAGCCCACTGGTGATTCGAGCCACCGATGCTGACAGCAACCGGAATGCTCTGCTGGTATATCAAATTGTGGAGTCCACGGCCAAGAAGTTCTTCACAGTGGATTCCAGTACAGGTGCAATCAGAACAATTGCCAACCTGGACCATGAAACTATTGcccatttccattttcatgtgCATGTGAGAGACAGTGGCAGCCCCCAGCTGACTGCAGAGAGTCCTGTTGAAGTCAACATAGAGGTGACAGATGTGAACGATAACCCGCCTGTTTTTACTCAGGCTGTGTTTGAGACCATCTTACTTCTACCCACCTATGTTGGAGTAGAGGTTCTGAAAGTTAGTGCCACAGATCCTGACTCCGAGGTGCCCCCTGAACTGACATATAGCCTAATGGAAGGCAGCTTGGATCATTTTCTAATTGACTCCAACAGTGGAGTACTCAccataaaaaacaacaacctctCCAAAGATCACTACATGTTGATAGTTAAAGTATCTGATGGAAAGTTCTACAGTACGGCCGTGGTCACCATCTTGGTTAAAGAAGCCATGGATAGTGGCCTCCACTTTACACAAAGCTTTTACTCGACCTCGATCTCAGAGAACAACACTAACATAACCAAAGTTGCTATTGTCAATGCCATTGGAAATCGCCTTAATGAGCCCTTAAAATATAGCATCCTAAACCCAGGAAATAAGTTCAAGATAAAATCTACCTCAGGGGTCATTCAGACCACCGGAGTCCCCTTTGACCGTGAAGAACAAGAGTTATATGAGCTGGTGGTGGAAGCCAGCCGCGAGCTAGACCATCTGCGTGTGGCTAGAGTGGTGGTGAGGGTTAACATTGAAGACATAAATGATAATTCCCCAGTCTTTGTGGGCCTCCCTTACTATGCTGCTGTGCAAGTTGATGCTGAGCCTGGGACTCTGATTTACCAGGTGACAGCCATTGACAAAGATAAAGGTGCAAATGGAGAAGTGACCTATGTCCTACAGGATGACTATGGCCACTTTGAGATCAACCCTAATTCAGggaatgttattttaaaagaagcattcaACTCTGACTTGTCTAACATTGAGTATGGAGTCACCATCCTAGCCAAAGATGGTGGAAAACCCTCTTTATCCACATCTGTGGAACTTCCCATCACAATCGTCAACAAAGCAATGCCTGTGTTTGATAAGCCCTTTTATACAGCATCGATCAACGAAGACATCAGAATGGATACCCCCATTCTAAGCATCAATGCCACCAGTCCAGAAGGCCAAGGCATCATATATATCATTATTGATGGGGATCTTTACAAACAGTTTAACATTGACTTTGACACCGGGGTCCTGAAAGTTGTTAGTCCTTTGGATTATGAAATTACATCTGTTTACAGGTTGACGGTAAGAGCCAGTGATGCCCTTACTGGTGCCAGGGCTGAAGTCACCGTTGACTTGCTGGTTAATGATGTAAATGACAACCCCCCTATTTTCGATCAACCCACATATAATACAACATTATCAGAAGCATCTCTCATTGGAACACCTGTTTTGCAAGTTGTCTCTACTGATGCAGACTCGGAAAATAATAAATTGGTACATTATCAGATTGTCCAGGACACTTACAACAGCACAGATTATTTTCACATAGACAGCGCAAGTGGCTTAATCCTGACAGCACGGATGCTGGACCACGAGTTAGTGCAACACTGCACTTTGAAAGTCAGAGCAACAGATAATGGCTTCCCATCACTGAGCAGTGAGGTCCTGGTTCATATCTATATCTCAGACATAAATGACAACCCTCCCGTTTTTAATCAGCTCATTTATGAATCATAC CATTTTATCTGGGAATGA